The Bombus fervidus isolate BK054 chromosome 1, iyBomFerv1, whole genome shotgun sequence genome includes a window with the following:
- the LOC139986126 gene encoding tyrosine-protein phosphatase 10D-like isoform X4 yields MVRKKRLKVLIYALQIIYVLSENNFIDHRHIGQNETVNTSMKIVSFDLNAEYVVSSELNNSMSIKEFLDEATEFEQNELLPNDYLKSNDTNISILDTTNNDFVQKFEHISISSNELKDNQILSEDILVACNEKDRKNVQNLTIDLVATEWIFLSWEPPCDNITSELFYTIDICLDSNQLCFSGNRTIVKDVQYNATNLEPCNNYTFIVKAIDKDLNSTGVIVTGATSSNITEIGDIQKLVAHTAFSTIKLSWKSPGDHPTCVNHYLIEQCLKNICNNASITTEEYISSNLEPCEEYFFIIRAVSINNKQSNGVDITLKTNSPKSSKPQNPTVEANAFSLVIHWEPPEIGAKCIKYYRVTIDPQPKTEQVTGINVTISDLYACTPYYISINAVDEDNNDGEIFSFETRTASTVSKSPILNMKEPIVTTNDIMLSWKIEKGNSNCTLTSLKAMCNATMTNGHGYEIKNGQAEVHIDSHIEDEYFTNSIIKNVSPFTTYICWAYVLNEAGNSELSKLISVTTSEDIPSAPFLNVTNITYSQFIFVWEPPSYLAGNLHEFELVFEGEICFYVPDWCKPVTFKTIKHFNGSTFIFEYLNATAFTYYTAKIKARTSAGWGNYNNDLVLFKTPAGVPGMVSNFSYSIVNNENNKNVLNTILTWGIPCSLNGILEYFNVFVDGIRTNYEPHSFTLKFLSNDVKNDTIITNLNELKAEYNYIIKVVTKVQGVQDFGIPAFKNISYPAGIPPQPDEDYIKSITIDPASARRTTTTATLLLPLFPNTNGDIIYYSIIVSKMNYNIPSSIRFNITNNTNHILWPNISSWKEAMLQDFTIPYQATRLCWNPYPNSVANYGDMEAVKYTLGENTNCKEISSNTNKRIYCNGPLKPNTWYHVRMRAFTRGGYSDSTTFLIKTNAEIDIVLVSGVVFGILFLGILSTIMLLFRKCSIRAILRRFLHSDMSGSPVPTPFSKKKFIAHCQQFIDNPGKLSNEFQLLQTLSIDLQMPTNTACLQANKKKNRYSDILPYDFSRVKLEVIENDPNTDYINASFIKGYSGENEYIACQGPKEETTFDFWRMIEQYDINVIIMLTELVEKDKEKCHQYFPTIRETFKYENMTIKCISELDYRSYTQRTLVLQKENKKRNITHLHFKEWPDHDVPENFEPIIHFCQIVHRNVTANKGYIVIHCRVSMLTYTIVQSKY; encoded by the exons ATGGTACGAAAAAAACGATTGAAAGTGTTGATTTACGCACTACAGATCATCTATGTGCTtagtgaaaataattttatcgatcaTCGACACATCGGACAAAATGAAACAGTAAACACTTCGATGAAAATTGTATCGTTTGATCTCAATGCTGAATATGTAGTATCTTCAGAACTAAATAATTCTATGAGCATAAAAGAGTTTCTAGACGAAGCTACGGAATTCGAACAAAATGAGCTCCTGCCGAATGATTACCTGAAAAGCAACGATACTAATATATCGATTCTCGATACAACGAACAATGACTTCGTTCAAAAATTCGAgcatatttctatttcatctAACGAATTGAAAGATAACCAAATTTTATCGGAAGATATATTAGTGGCATGTAACGAAAAAG ATcgaaaaaatgtacaaaatctAACGATTGATCTAGTTGCTACAGAATGGATATTTCTTTCCTGGGAACCTCCTTGTGATAATATAACAAGTGAATTGTTTTATACTATCGATATATGTTTGGACTCGAATCAACTATGTTTTTCAGGAAATAGAACCATAGTAAAAGATGTACAATACAATGCCACTAATCTAGAACCATGCAacaattatacatttattgtaAAAGCCATTGACAAAGATTTAAACTCGACTGGAGTTATTGTAACAGGAGCGACGAGTTctaata TTACTGAAATTGGAGATATTCAAAAATTAGTTGCGCATACTGCTTTTAGTACAATTAAATTAAGCTGGAAATCACCAGGAGATCATCCAACATGTGTAAATCATTATTTAATTGAACAATgccttaaaaatatttgtaataatgcCTCAATTACAACTGAAGAAtatatttcatcaaatttaGAACCATGTGaggaatatttctttataattagAGCAGTTTCAATAAACAACAAACAATCTAATGGTGTtgatattacattaaaaacaAACTCTCCAA aatCTAGTAAACCTCAAAACCCAACTGTGGAAGCTAATGCATTTTCTTTAGTTATTCATTGGGAACCACCAGAAATTGGAGCTAAATGTATTAAGTATTACCGTGTTACTATTGATCCACAGCCAAAAACAGAACAAGTAACTGGAATAAATGTAACAATAAGTGACTTGTATGCATGCACtccatattatatttctattaatgcAGTAGATGAAGACAATAATGATGGGGAAATTTTCAGTTTTGAAACAAGAACAGCATCAACag TATCAAAATCAccaatattaaatatgaaagaacCAATTGTTACAACGAATGACATAATGCTTTCATGGAAGATTGAGAAAGGCAACAGTAACTGTACTTTAACATCTTTAAAAGCTATGTGTAATGCTACAATGACAAACGGTCATGGTTATGAAATTAAGAATGGGCAAGCTGAAGTACATATAGATTCTCATATTGAagatgaatattttacaaattcaatAATAAAGAATGTCAGTCCATttactacatatatatgttGGGCATATGTTCTTAATGAAGCAGGAAATAGTgaattaagtaaattaataaGTGTAACAACATCAGAAGATA tACCATCCGCGCCTTTTCTCAATGTTACAAATATAACATATTCACAGTTTATATTTGTTTGGGAACCACCATCATATTTAGCAGGGAATTTACATGAATTTGAACTTGTATTTGAAGGAGAAATATGTTTCTATGTGCCTGATTGGTGCAAACCAGTAACCTTTAAAAccattaaacattttaatggATCTACGttcatttttgaatatttaaatgcaACAGCATTTACATATTACACAGCAAAAATCAAAGCAAGAACCTCTGCAGGCTGGGGAAATTATAACAATGACTTAGTGTTATTTAAAACACCAGCTGGAG ttcCAGGGATGGTATCCAACTTTTCATATTCAATTGtaaacaatgaaaataataaaaatgttttgaatACCATTTTGACCTGGGGCATTCCATGTTCTTTAAATGgaatattggaatattttaatgtatttgtAGATGGGATTAGAACTAATTATGAACCACAttcttttacattaaaatttttatcaaatgatGTTAAAAATGATACGATCATAACAAATTTGAACGAGTTAAAAgcagaatataattatatcattaaaGTGGTAACAAAGGTTCAGGGAGTCCAAGATTTTGGAATACcagcatttaaaaatatttcatatcctGCTGGTA ttcCACCTCAACCTGATGAAGATTATATAAAATCTATAACTATAGATCCAGCTAGTGCACGAAGAACTACAACAACAGCTACACTTTTACTTCCCTTATTCCCTAATACAAATggtgatattatttattattctattatagtTTCAAAAATGAACTATAATATTCCATCAAGTATTAGatttaatataacgaataatacgAATCATATATTATGGCCAAATATATCTTCTTGGAAAGAAGCTATGCTACAAGACTTTACAATACCTTATCAAGCTACTAGACTATGTTGGAATCCTTATC CTAATTCTGTTGCTAATTATGGCGATATGGAAGCAGTCAAGTATACACTTGGCGAaaatacaaattgtaaagaaatTTCGTCTAATAccaataaaagaatttattgtaATGGTCCTCTTAAACCAAATACATGGTATCATGTTAGAATGCGGGCATTTACTCGTGGTGGATATTCTGATTCtacaacatttttaataaaaacca atGCTGAAATAGATATCGTACTTGTTAGTGGAGTTgtttttggtattttattcttgggaattttatcaacaataatgttattatttcGCAAATGTTCAATTCGTGC AATATTACGACGATTTCTACATTCTGACATGTCTGGATCACCAGTTCCTACACCTTtttcaaaaaagaaatttatagcTCATTGTCAACAATTTATTGATAATCCTGGAAAATTAAGCAATGAATTTCAGTTACTTCAAACTCTTAGTATTGATTTACAGATGCCAACCAATACTGCTTGTTTACAAGCcaataagaagaaaaacagatattctgatattttaccat atgATTTTTCAAGAGTTAAACTGGAAGTAATTGAAAATGATCCTAATACTGACTACATCAATGCATCTTTTATTAAG GGCTATAGTGGCGAAAATGAATATATAGCTTGTCAAGGaccaaaagaagaaacaacatTTGATTTTTGGAGAATGATAGAGCAATATGACATCAATGTGATAATTATGTTGACTGAGTTAGTTGAAAAAGATAAA GAGAAATGTCATCAATATTTTCCAACGATTAGAGAAACTTTTAAGTATGAAAATATGACTATAAAATGTATAAGTGAATTAGATTATAGATCTTATACACAAAGAACGCTAGTATTACAAAAG gagaacaaaaaacgaaatataacACATTTACATTTCAAAGAATGGCCAGATCATGATGTCCCAGAGAATTTTGAACCAATAATCCATTTTTGCCAGATTGTACATCGTAATGTTACTGCTAATAAAGGATATATTGTAATTCATTGcag agtCAGTATGCTTACATATACAATTGTACAAAGCAAGTATTAA
- the LOC139986126 gene encoding tyrosine-protein phosphatase 10D-like isoform X3, with protein sequence MVRKKRLKVLIYALQIIYVLSENNFIDHRHIGQNETVNTSMKIVSFDLNAEYVVSSELNNSMSIKEFLDEATEFEQNELLPNDYLKSNDTNISILDTTNNDFVQKFEHISISSNELKDNQILSEDILVACNEKDRKNVQNLTIDLVATEWIFLSWEPPCDNITSELFYTIDICLDSNQLCFSGNRTIVKDVQYNATNLEPCNNYTFIVKAIDKDLNSTGVIVTGATSSNITEIGDIQKLVAHTAFSTIKLSWKSPGDHPTCVNHYLIEQCLKNICNNASITTEEYISSNLEPCEEYFFIIRAVSINNKQSNGVDITLKTNSPIIHWEPPEIGAKCIKYYRVTIDPQPKTEQVTGINVTISDLYACTPYYISINAVDEDNNDGEIFSFETRTASTVSKSPILNMKEPIVTTNDIMLSWKIEKGNSNCTLTSLKAMCNATMTNGHGYEIKNGQAEVHIDSHIEDEYFTNSIIKNVSPFTTYICWAYVLNEAGNSELSKLISVTTSEDIPSAPFLNVTNITYSQFIFVWEPPSYLAGNLHEFELVFEGEICFYVPDWCKPVTFKTIKHFNGSTFIFEYLNATAFTYYTAKIKARTSAGWGNYNNDLVLFKTPAGVPGMVSNFSYSIVNNENNKNVLNTILTWGIPCSLNGILEYFNVFVDGIRTNYEPHSFTLKFLSNDVKNDTIITNLNELKAEYNYIIKVVTKVQGVQDFGIPAFKNISYPAGIPPQPDEDYIKSITIDPASARRTTTTATLLLPLFPNTNGDIIYYSIIVSKMNYNIPSSIRFNITNNTNHILWPNISSWKEAMLQDFTIPYQATRLCWNPYPNSVANYGDMEAVKYTLGENTNCKEISSNTNKRIYCNGPLKPNTWYHVRMRAFTRGGYSDSTTFLIKTNAEIDIVLVSGVVFGILFLGILSTIMLLFRKCSIRAILRRFLHSDMSGSPVPTPFSKKKFIAHCQQFIDNPGKLSNEFQLLQTLSIDLQMPTNTACLQANKKKNRYSDILPYDFSRVKLEVIENDPNTDYINASFIKGYSGENEYIACQGPKEETTFDFWRMIEQYDINVIIMLTELVEKDKEKCHQYFPTIRETFKYENMTIKCISELDYRSYTQRTLVLQKENKKRNITHLHFKEWPDHDVPENFEPIIHFCQIVHRNVTANKGYIVIHCSAGIGRTGTLIAIDIILQHLRDNKKLDVFGTVYRLRRDRINMVQKEVRKSKIFYINININYVLINCISTESGRITRKNRRDSLWKNKEKYRIKSFYSRV encoded by the exons ATGGTACGAAAAAAACGATTGAAAGTGTTGATTTACGCACTACAGATCATCTATGTGCTtagtgaaaataattttatcgatcaTCGACACATCGGACAAAATGAAACAGTAAACACTTCGATGAAAATTGTATCGTTTGATCTCAATGCTGAATATGTAGTATCTTCAGAACTAAATAATTCTATGAGCATAAAAGAGTTTCTAGACGAAGCTACGGAATTCGAACAAAATGAGCTCCTGCCGAATGATTACCTGAAAAGCAACGATACTAATATATCGATTCTCGATACAACGAACAATGACTTCGTTCAAAAATTCGAgcatatttctatttcatctAACGAATTGAAAGATAACCAAATTTTATCGGAAGATATATTAGTGGCATGTAACGAAAAAG ATcgaaaaaatgtacaaaatctAACGATTGATCTAGTTGCTACAGAATGGATATTTCTTTCCTGGGAACCTCCTTGTGATAATATAACAAGTGAATTGTTTTATACTATCGATATATGTTTGGACTCGAATCAACTATGTTTTTCAGGAAATAGAACCATAGTAAAAGATGTACAATACAATGCCACTAATCTAGAACCATGCAacaattatacatttattgtaAAAGCCATTGACAAAGATTTAAACTCGACTGGAGTTATTGTAACAGGAGCGACGAGTTctaata TTACTGAAATTGGAGATATTCAAAAATTAGTTGCGCATACTGCTTTTAGTACAATTAAATTAAGCTGGAAATCACCAGGAGATCATCCAACATGTGTAAATCATTATTTAATTGAACAATgccttaaaaatatttgtaataatgcCTCAATTACAACTGAAGAAtatatttcatcaaatttaGAACCATGTGaggaatatttctttataattagAGCAGTTTCAATAAACAACAAACAATCTAATGGTGTtgatattacattaaaaacaAACTCTCCAA TTATTCATTGGGAACCACCAGAAATTGGAGCTAAATGTATTAAGTATTACCGTGTTACTATTGATCCACAGCCAAAAACAGAACAAGTAACTGGAATAAATGTAACAATAAGTGACTTGTATGCATGCACtccatattatatttctattaatgcAGTAGATGAAGACAATAATGATGGGGAAATTTTCAGTTTTGAAACAAGAACAGCATCAACag TATCAAAATCAccaatattaaatatgaaagaacCAATTGTTACAACGAATGACATAATGCTTTCATGGAAGATTGAGAAAGGCAACAGTAACTGTACTTTAACATCTTTAAAAGCTATGTGTAATGCTACAATGACAAACGGTCATGGTTATGAAATTAAGAATGGGCAAGCTGAAGTACATATAGATTCTCATATTGAagatgaatattttacaaattcaatAATAAAGAATGTCAGTCCATttactacatatatatgttGGGCATATGTTCTTAATGAAGCAGGAAATAGTgaattaagtaaattaataaGTGTAACAACATCAGAAGATA tACCATCCGCGCCTTTTCTCAATGTTACAAATATAACATATTCACAGTTTATATTTGTTTGGGAACCACCATCATATTTAGCAGGGAATTTACATGAATTTGAACTTGTATTTGAAGGAGAAATATGTTTCTATGTGCCTGATTGGTGCAAACCAGTAACCTTTAAAAccattaaacattttaatggATCTACGttcatttttgaatatttaaatgcaACAGCATTTACATATTACACAGCAAAAATCAAAGCAAGAACCTCTGCAGGCTGGGGAAATTATAACAATGACTTAGTGTTATTTAAAACACCAGCTGGAG ttcCAGGGATGGTATCCAACTTTTCATATTCAATTGtaaacaatgaaaataataaaaatgttttgaatACCATTTTGACCTGGGGCATTCCATGTTCTTTAAATGgaatattggaatattttaatgtatttgtAGATGGGATTAGAACTAATTATGAACCACAttcttttacattaaaatttttatcaaatgatGTTAAAAATGATACGATCATAACAAATTTGAACGAGTTAAAAgcagaatataattatatcattaaaGTGGTAACAAAGGTTCAGGGAGTCCAAGATTTTGGAATACcagcatttaaaaatatttcatatcctGCTGGTA ttcCACCTCAACCTGATGAAGATTATATAAAATCTATAACTATAGATCCAGCTAGTGCACGAAGAACTACAACAACAGCTACACTTTTACTTCCCTTATTCCCTAATACAAATggtgatattatttattattctattatagtTTCAAAAATGAACTATAATATTCCATCAAGTATTAGatttaatataacgaataatacgAATCATATATTATGGCCAAATATATCTTCTTGGAAAGAAGCTATGCTACAAGACTTTACAATACCTTATCAAGCTACTAGACTATGTTGGAATCCTTATC CTAATTCTGTTGCTAATTATGGCGATATGGAAGCAGTCAAGTATACACTTGGCGAaaatacaaattgtaaagaaatTTCGTCTAATAccaataaaagaatttattgtaATGGTCCTCTTAAACCAAATACATGGTATCATGTTAGAATGCGGGCATTTACTCGTGGTGGATATTCTGATTCtacaacatttttaataaaaacca atGCTGAAATAGATATCGTACTTGTTAGTGGAGTTgtttttggtattttattcttgggaattttatcaacaataatgttattatttcGCAAATGTTCAATTCGTGC AATATTACGACGATTTCTACATTCTGACATGTCTGGATCACCAGTTCCTACACCTTtttcaaaaaagaaatttatagcTCATTGTCAACAATTTATTGATAATCCTGGAAAATTAAGCAATGAATTTCAGTTACTTCAAACTCTTAGTATTGATTTACAGATGCCAACCAATACTGCTTGTTTACAAGCcaataagaagaaaaacagatattctgatattttaccat atgATTTTTCAAGAGTTAAACTGGAAGTAATTGAAAATGATCCTAATACTGACTACATCAATGCATCTTTTATTAAG GGCTATAGTGGCGAAAATGAATATATAGCTTGTCAAGGaccaaaagaagaaacaacatTTGATTTTTGGAGAATGATAGAGCAATATGACATCAATGTGATAATTATGTTGACTGAGTTAGTTGAAAAAGATAAA GAGAAATGTCATCAATATTTTCCAACGATTAGAGAAACTTTTAAGTATGAAAATATGACTATAAAATGTATAAGTGAATTAGATTATAGATCTTATACACAAAGAACGCTAGTATTACAAAAG gagaacaaaaaacgaaatataacACATTTACATTTCAAAGAATGGCCAGATCATGATGTCCCAGAGAATTTTGAACCAATAATCCATTTTTGCCAGATTGTACATCGTAATGTTACTGCTAATAAAGGATATATTGTAATTCATTGcag tGCAGGAATTGGTAGAACTGGCACTTTAATAGCAatagatataattttacaacatcttcgagataataaaaaattggatGTGTTTGGAACAGTATATAGATTACGACGTGATAGAATAAATATGGTGCAAAAAGAAGTAAGAAAATCTAAgatcttttatattaatattaatataaattatgtactCATAAATTGTATATCTACAGAATCCGGCCGAATAACACGCAAAAATAGGCGTGATTCCTTGtggaaaaataaggaaaaatatagaataaaatctttttattctcgagtttga